From Cystobacter fuscus DSM 2262, one genomic window encodes:
- a CDS encoding bifunctional metallophosphatase/5'-nucleotidase — translation MSVPPLSPSSLARPRVLLLGALVSGALFSLHAGCGGDSTPPESKQIHVQLLAFNDFHGNLEPPTGSNGTLATVGADGGTTTVSAGGAAFFASHIEQLRAQNPNTVVVAAGDLIGASPLISGIFHDEPTVAVLNQIGLDITSVGNHEFDDGRDELLRMQNGGCHPVDGCQSGTTFPGAKFKYLSANVFTNTATRETLLPAYEIREFEGVKVAFIGMTLEGTPGIVNPTTITGLSFQDEADTVNALVPGLKAQGVEAIVVLIHEGGYPANKSLYDGCQGVSGPILDIVSRLDPEVDFIHSGHTHEAYNCVIDGRRVTSASSFGRAISQVDLVLDTGTKDVVSVEASNHIVTRDEANPTVDTMVKDYATRSAPLANRVIGRTPVDLKMPPRTTIPAGQSGESLLGNAIADAFLEATREPDKGGAVIAVTNPGGVRTDIPAGEITYGQTFNVQPFSNSVTTLTLTGAQIHQMLEQQFQGANTRILQVSAGFTYSWSVSAPQGKKVDPASIQLNGVTLDPAATYRVTQTNYLAAGGDGFSVFTQGQDLRTGPIDLDAFAAYLEAHNPLTPPTDKRITVIP, via the coding sequence ATGTCCGTTCCCCCGCTCTCCCCTTCCTCACTGGCGCGCCCCCGCGTCCTGCTGCTCGGAGCGCTCGTCTCGGGCGCCTTGTTCTCGCTGCACGCCGGTTGCGGCGGGGACTCCACACCCCCCGAGTCCAAGCAGATCCACGTCCAGCTGCTGGCCTTCAACGACTTCCACGGCAACCTGGAGCCGCCCACGGGCAGCAATGGGACCCTCGCCACGGTCGGCGCGGACGGGGGCACCACCACCGTGAGCGCGGGCGGCGCGGCCTTCTTCGCCTCCCACATCGAGCAGCTCCGGGCCCAGAACCCCAACACCGTGGTCGTGGCGGCGGGAGACCTCATCGGCGCCTCGCCGCTCATCTCGGGCATCTTCCATGACGAGCCCACCGTGGCGGTGCTGAACCAGATCGGCCTGGACATCACCTCCGTGGGCAACCACGAGTTCGACGATGGCCGCGACGAGCTGCTGCGCATGCAGAACGGGGGCTGCCACCCCGTGGATGGGTGCCAGAGCGGCACGACCTTCCCCGGCGCGAAGTTCAAGTACCTCTCGGCCAACGTGTTCACGAACACGGCCACCCGGGAGACGCTGCTTCCCGCCTACGAGATTCGCGAGTTCGAGGGCGTGAAGGTGGCCTTCATCGGCATGACGCTCGAGGGCACGCCGGGAATCGTCAACCCGACCACCATCACCGGGCTCTCCTTCCAGGACGAGGCCGACACGGTCAACGCGCTCGTGCCCGGGCTGAAGGCCCAGGGAGTCGAGGCCATCGTGGTGCTCATCCACGAGGGAGGCTATCCCGCCAACAAGAGCCTGTATGACGGCTGCCAGGGCGTCTCCGGCCCCATCCTGGACATCGTCTCGCGGCTGGATCCCGAGGTGGATTTCATCCATTCCGGCCACACGCACGAGGCCTACAACTGCGTCATCGACGGCCGGCGCGTGACGAGCGCGTCCAGCTTCGGGCGCGCCATCTCCCAGGTGGACCTGGTGTTGGACACCGGCACCAAGGACGTGGTGTCGGTGGAAGCGAGCAACCACATCGTCACGCGGGACGAGGCGAACCCCACCGTGGACACGATGGTGAAGGACTACGCCACTCGCTCCGCCCCGTTGGCCAATCGCGTCATCGGCAGGACTCCCGTCGATCTCAAGATGCCCCCGCGCACCACGATCCCCGCCGGACAGTCGGGCGAGTCGCTCCTGGGCAACGCCATCGCGGACGCGTTTCTCGAGGCGACGCGCGAGCCGGACAAGGGGGGCGCGGTCATCGCCGTCACCAACCCGGGCGGCGTGCGCACGGACATCCCCGCCGGGGAGATCACCTACGGGCAGACCTTCAACGTGCAGCCCTTCTCCAACAGCGTGACCACGCTGACGCTCACCGGCGCGCAGATCCATCAAATGCTGGAGCAGCAGTTCCAGGGCGCCAACACGCGCATCCTCCAGGTGTCGGCCGGCTTCACCTACTCCTGGTCGGTGTCGGCACCGCAGGGGAAAAAGGTGGACCCGGCGTCCATCCAGCTCAACGGCGTGACCCTGGACCCGGCGGCCACCTACCGCGTCACGCAGACGAACTACCTGGCCGCGGGAGGAGATGGGTTCAGCGTCTTCACCCAGGGACAGGATCTGCGCACGGGCCCCATCGATCTCGACGCCTTCGCGGCCTACCTCGAGGCCCACAACCCGCTGACCCCGCCGACGGACAAGCGCATCACCGTGATTCCGTGA
- the proS gene encoding proline--tRNA ligase gives MAEKLAPREKGFSEWYVDLVQKAKLADYSDVKGCMVIRPNGYAIWENMQRVLDKMFKDLGHKNAYFPLLIPESYLKKEAEHVEGFNPQLAVVTHAGGAKLEEPYVIRPTSETIINRSFAKWVQSYRDLPLLINQWANVMRWEMRTRLFLRTTEFLWQEGHTCHETEADAEKETLQMLEVYRTFAEDYMAMPVMTGRKSESERFAGALRTYSIEAMMQDKKALQAGTSHNLGQNFAKAFDTMFQGRDGKQHHVWQTSWGVSTRLIGGLIMTHSDDAGLIVPPKLAPVHVVIIPIAGKASDAEKTQVLEKTHALAADLKKAGLSVVVDDDDNKTPGFKYNEHELTGTCVRVELGPKDLAKGTCVMVRRDVRQKEFIPLEQAVAKAQEMLDAMQKSLFDKAKAFREANTFEVNSYEEMKEKADAGFLLAHWNLDPKVEARIKEETGLTTRNRPFALAQEPGKCVVTGEPSPGRIVFSKAY, from the coding sequence ATGGCCGAGAAGCTGGCGCCGCGCGAGAAGGGCTTTTCCGAGTGGTACGTGGACCTGGTCCAGAAGGCGAAGCTCGCCGACTACTCGGACGTGAAGGGCTGCATGGTCATCCGTCCCAATGGCTACGCCATCTGGGAGAACATGCAGCGCGTCCTGGACAAGATGTTCAAGGACCTAGGCCACAAGAACGCCTACTTCCCCCTGCTCATCCCCGAGAGCTACCTGAAGAAGGAGGCCGAGCACGTCGAGGGCTTCAACCCGCAGCTCGCCGTGGTGACGCACGCGGGCGGCGCCAAGCTCGAGGAGCCCTACGTCATCCGGCCCACGAGCGAGACCATCATCAACCGCTCCTTCGCCAAGTGGGTGCAGAGCTACCGGGACCTGCCGCTGCTCATCAACCAGTGGGCCAACGTGATGCGCTGGGAGATGCGCACGCGCCTGTTCCTGCGCACCACCGAGTTCCTCTGGCAGGAGGGCCACACCTGCCACGAGACGGAGGCCGACGCGGAGAAGGAGACCCTGCAGATGCTGGAGGTCTACCGGACGTTCGCCGAGGACTACATGGCGATGCCGGTGATGACGGGGCGCAAGTCGGAGTCGGAGCGGTTCGCCGGCGCGCTGCGCACCTACAGCATCGAGGCGATGATGCAGGACAAGAAGGCGCTGCAGGCGGGCACCAGCCACAACCTGGGGCAGAACTTCGCCAAGGCCTTCGACACCATGTTCCAGGGCCGCGACGGCAAGCAGCACCACGTGTGGCAGACGTCCTGGGGCGTGTCCACGCGCCTCATCGGCGGCCTCATCATGACGCACTCGGATGACGCGGGCCTCATCGTGCCGCCCAAGCTCGCCCCCGTGCACGTGGTCATCATCCCCATCGCCGGCAAGGCCAGCGACGCGGAGAAGACGCAGGTGCTCGAGAAGACGCACGCGCTCGCCGCGGACCTGAAGAAGGCGGGCCTGAGCGTGGTGGTGGACGACGACGACAACAAGACCCCGGGCTTCAAGTACAACGAGCACGAGCTGACGGGCACGTGTGTGCGCGTGGAGCTCGGCCCCAAGGACCTGGCCAAGGGCACCTGCGTCATGGTGCGCCGCGACGTGCGCCAGAAGGAGTTCATCCCCCTGGAGCAGGCCGTGGCCAAGGCCCAGGAGATGCTCGACGCGATGCAGAAGAGCCTGTTCGACAAGGCCAAGGCCTTCCGCGAGGCCAACACCTTCGAGGTCAACAGCTACGAGGAGATGAAGGAGAAGGCGGACGCGGGCTTCCTGCTCGCGCACTGGAACCTGGACCCCAAGGTCGAGGCGCGCATCAAGGAGGAGACGGGCCTGACGACGCGCAACCGGCCGTTCGCGCTCGCCCAGGAGCCCGGCAAGTGCGTGGTCACCGGGGAGCCATCTCCCGGACGCATCGTCTTCTCCAAGGCCTACTGA
- a CDS encoding family 16 glycosylhydrolase, whose translation MARDAMWKRMALALLLTACGSNGAPDGDGPGGGGNTPGGQNPSGPPPPIQFGEPPSLEWRDDYSAFDEPFDTLDLARWRPSDGWANSGDFNAGWRADHAVVTDGRLDLILDTATCSTGGCSGRPYASGEVATQRYYGHGRYEVRMKPVRTPGTMTAFAITTGPAESTRSDAIDLAILGQNTKALRLNYITNGQRHDLGVNLPFDAADDFHTYGIEWTRDVIHWYVDDQRIHSETGYKGELPSVPGRVLVNFWPGNVGTTSSWMGRFTYPGSPLVVGVEQVRYGPAAPVELLESFDLPEQAALWVRTVGTGASLTARQSNQGHQGKSLYLDYNTSATAYAYTARTFSEPQDWTGVRYLNFWFRGYQTGNPFRVELRDNGPSADAAERFEYRFQDDFKGWKWVSVPLTSFTRRTDGQPAGAPEDGLTLSGVWGLAFQPLSGNNEAFIDDLELER comes from the coding sequence ATGGCTCGCGACGCGATGTGGAAGCGGATGGCCCTCGCTCTGCTCCTGACGGCCTGCGGCTCGAACGGAGCCCCGGATGGAGACGGCCCGGGAGGTGGCGGAAACACCCCCGGTGGGCAGAATCCCAGTGGCCCTCCGCCGCCCATCCAGTTCGGCGAGCCTCCCTCCCTGGAGTGGCGCGACGACTACTCCGCCTTCGACGAGCCCTTCGACACGTTGGACCTCGCGCGCTGGCGCCCCTCGGACGGCTGGGCGAACAGCGGGGACTTCAACGCGGGCTGGCGCGCGGACCACGCGGTCGTCACCGACGGCCGGTTGGATCTGATCCTCGACACCGCGACCTGCTCGACGGGAGGCTGCTCCGGACGGCCCTACGCCTCGGGCGAGGTCGCCACCCAGCGCTATTACGGCCATGGGCGCTACGAGGTGCGGATGAAGCCCGTGCGCACCCCGGGCACGATGACCGCCTTCGCCATCACCACGGGTCCCGCCGAGTCGACGCGCTCGGACGCCATCGACCTGGCCATCCTCGGACAGAACACCAAGGCCCTGCGCCTCAACTACATCACCAACGGGCAGCGGCATGACCTGGGGGTGAACCTGCCCTTCGACGCCGCGGACGACTTCCACACCTACGGCATCGAGTGGACGCGCGACGTCATCCACTGGTACGTCGACGATCAGCGCATCCACTCCGAGACGGGCTACAAGGGAGAGCTGCCGTCGGTGCCGGGACGGGTCCTCGTGAACTTCTGGCCTGGGAACGTGGGCACCACCTCGTCCTGGATGGGCCGCTTCACCTACCCGGGAAGCCCCCTCGTCGTGGGCGTCGAGCAGGTCCGCTACGGCCCGGCCGCGCCCGTCGAGCTGCTGGAGAGCTTCGACCTCCCCGAGCAGGCCGCCCTGTGGGTGCGCACGGTGGGCACGGGCGCGAGCCTCACCGCCCGGCAGTCCAACCAGGGGCACCAGGGCAAGTCGCTGTACCTGGACTACAACACGAGCGCCACGGCGTACGCGTACACCGCGCGCACCTTCTCCGAGCCCCAGGACTGGACGGGGGTGCGCTACCTGAACTTCTGGTTCAGGGGCTATCAGACGGGCAACCCGTTCCGGGTGGAGCTGCGCGACAACGGCCCGAGCGCCGACGCGGCGGAGCGCTTCGAGTACCGCTTCCAGGACGACTTCAAGGGCTGGAAATGGGTGAGCGTGCCCCTGACGTCCTTCACCCGGCGCACGGACGGGCAGCCCGCGGGCGCGCCCGAGGACGGACTGACGCTGTCGGGCGTGTGGGGCCTGGCCTTCCAGCCCCTGTCGGGCAACAACGAGGCCTTCATCGACGACCTCGAGCTGGAGCGCTGA
- a CDS encoding saccharopine dehydrogenase family protein → MPKSAKPEFDVIVWGATGFTGRLVAEYLARTQDTHRARWALAGRDRSKLEQVRAKIASANAACAELPLVLANAQDAASLDTLVGRTRVIISTVGPYARYGNELVAACARGGTDYCDLTGEVQWMRRMIDAHDAQARESGARIVHTCGFDSIPSDLGVLMLQEYMRAQHGGHCDRVRYYTTKLKGGVSGGTVASMLQMMDELEKDPSLRRVLGNTHALDPEPRRGRPEERDQMGVRYDAELGSWTAPFFMAAVNTRVVRRSNALLGYPWGKDFLYSEASSFGPGAKGLLTATSFTAGMGAFLGLSSVSRVRKELEKRVLPAPGTGPSEEQREKGSFSIKLLGEGQSTKTGGRVKLEGKVAAKGDPGYAATSRMLAESALCLAFDDIPSAGGILTPASGMGTRLIDRLRKADMTFEVREATSNTY, encoded by the coding sequence ATGCCCAAGTCCGCCAAACCCGAATTCGATGTCATCGTCTGGGGAGCCACCGGCTTCACCGGCCGCCTCGTCGCGGAGTACCTCGCCCGTACCCAGGACACCCACCGGGCACGCTGGGCACTCGCGGGCCGGGACCGCTCCAAGCTCGAGCAGGTGCGCGCGAAGATCGCCAGCGCCAACGCCGCGTGCGCCGAGCTGCCCCTGGTGCTCGCGAACGCCCAGGACGCGGCCTCGCTGGACACGCTGGTGGGCCGCACCCGCGTCATCATCAGCACCGTGGGCCCCTACGCGCGCTACGGCAACGAGCTGGTGGCGGCCTGTGCCCGCGGCGGCACCGACTACTGCGACCTGACGGGCGAGGTGCAGTGGATGCGCCGGATGATCGACGCCCACGACGCCCAGGCCCGTGAGAGCGGCGCGCGCATCGTGCACACCTGCGGCTTCGACTCCATCCCCTCGGACCTGGGCGTGCTCATGCTCCAGGAGTACATGCGCGCGCAGCACGGGGGCCACTGCGACCGGGTGCGCTACTACACGACGAAGCTCAAGGGCGGCGTGAGCGGCGGCACCGTGGCGAGCATGCTGCAGATGATGGACGAACTGGAGAAGGACCCGTCCCTGCGCCGGGTGCTCGGCAATACCCACGCGCTCGACCCCGAGCCGCGGCGCGGCCGCCCCGAGGAGCGCGACCAGATGGGCGTGCGCTACGACGCGGAGCTGGGCAGTTGGACGGCCCCCTTCTTCATGGCCGCGGTGAACACGCGCGTGGTGCGCCGCTCCAATGCCCTGCTCGGCTACCCCTGGGGCAAGGACTTCCTCTACTCCGAGGCGAGCAGCTTCGGGCCCGGCGCGAAGGGACTGCTCACCGCCACGAGCTTCACCGCGGGAATGGGTGCCTTCCTCGGGCTGTCGAGCGTGTCGCGCGTGCGCAAGGAGCTCGAGAAGCGCGTGCTGCCCGCCCCCGGCACCGGCCCCTCGGAGGAGCAGCGCGAGAAGGGGTCCTTCTCCATCAAGCTGCTCGGCGAGGGTCAGTCGACCAAGACGGGAGGACGGGTGAAGCTGGAGGGCAAGGTGGCCGCCAAGGGAGATCCCGGCTACGCGGCGACGTCGCGGATGCTCGCCGAGTCGGCGCTGTGCCTCGCCTTCGATGACATCCCCTCCGCGGGCGGCATCCTCACCCCCGCCTCGGGCATGGGCACCCGCCTCATCGACCGGCTGCGCAAGGCCGACATGACGTTCGAGGTGCGCGAGGCCACGTCGAACACCTACTGA
- a CDS encoding endonuclease/exonuclease/phosphatase family protein: MTQSVAAPAQTVSVVAPGQEEVDLRVMTFNIQSGIQGLDKVADVIRSAGPDIVALQEVDVRSLRASGLDQPAVLAERTGLPYYAHFRTTSLFGGDYGVALLSRFPLESVRQHPLPVAEGTEPRTLAHALVKVNGQEVSVYVTHLTRRPFNNAIRVRQSAAIMALVGQDPRPKLLMGDMNDTPESNSLRLFKRELMDVFAQRGEGSDITYPLPIIPSLRLDYVLASERFMPRRSKVLRVKASDHYPVVAELTLLGPVRAPSPQLVSGEPSMASSASSQ, from the coding sequence ATGACTCAGTCGGTCGCCGCCCCGGCCCAGACGGTCTCCGTCGTGGCGCCCGGTCAGGAAGAGGTGGACTTGAGGGTGATGACCTTCAACATCCAGTCCGGCATCCAGGGACTCGACAAGGTGGCGGACGTCATCCGCTCCGCGGGTCCCGACATCGTCGCCCTGCAGGAAGTGGATGTCCGCTCCCTGAGGGCCAGCGGATTGGATCAGCCCGCGGTGCTCGCCGAGCGCACGGGGCTGCCGTACTACGCCCACTTCCGCACCACCTCGCTGTTCGGCGGGGACTATGGCGTGGCGCTCCTGTCGCGCTTCCCGCTGGAGTCCGTGCGGCAGCACCCGCTGCCCGTGGCGGAGGGCACCGAGCCGCGCACCCTGGCCCATGCCCTGGTGAAGGTGAACGGGCAGGAGGTGAGCGTCTACGTCACCCACCTCACCCGGCGGCCCTTCAACAACGCCATCCGCGTGCGCCAGAGCGCGGCCATCATGGCGCTGGTGGGCCAGGACCCCCGGCCCAAGCTGCTCATGGGCGACATGAACGACACGCCCGAGTCCAACTCGCTGCGGCTCTTCAAGCGCGAGCTCATGGACGTGTTCGCCCAGCGCGGCGAGGGCTCCGACATCACCTACCCCCTGCCCATCATCCCCAGCCTGCGCCTCGACTACGTCCTGGCGAGCGAGCGCTTCATGCCCCGGCGCAGCAAGGTCCTGCGCGTGAAGGCCTCGGATCATTACCCGGTGGTGGCCGAGCTCACCCTGCTCGGCCCCGTGCGAGCGCCCAGCCCCCAGCTCGTGTCGGGCGAGCCGAGCATGGCCTCTTCCGCTAGCAGCCAGTAG
- a CDS encoding type III polyketide synthase, with amino-acid sequence MNSAITQGSAPVIRAVERLLPPHYSPQEQIIGALRDLWATRHYNVERLEELHRSVQVDGRFLALPIEQYRTLTTFQQRNDAWIKVASDLGEQVVGKALERTGLTPRDVDHLFFVTVTGISTPSVDARLMNRMRMRSDVKRTPIFGLGCVAGAAGVSRASDYLRAWKGQTALLITVELCSLTLQREDLSIPNIIASGLFGDGAACVVLQGADKAPTAAGPRIVATRSVLFPDTERIMGWDVVDSGFKVVLSAKVPQLVREHIRRDVDGFLGEHGLTREDIKHWVAHTGGPKVLQAFEDSLELVAGSLERSWKSLHEVGNLSSASVLFVLGDTLESGVAQPGDWGVMMAMGPGFCAELVLLRW; translated from the coding sequence ATGAACTCCGCAATTACCCAGGGCTCCGCTCCCGTCATCCGCGCGGTGGAGCGACTGCTCCCGCCGCACTACTCCCCGCAGGAGCAGATCATCGGGGCGCTGCGGGATCTCTGGGCCACGAGGCACTACAACGTCGAGCGCCTGGAGGAGTTGCATCGCTCGGTGCAGGTGGACGGCCGCTTCCTCGCCCTGCCCATCGAGCAGTACCGCACGCTCACCACCTTCCAGCAGCGCAATGACGCATGGATCAAGGTGGCCAGCGATCTGGGCGAGCAGGTGGTGGGCAAGGCGTTGGAGCGCACGGGGCTCACGCCGCGGGACGTGGACCACCTCTTCTTCGTCACGGTGACGGGGATCTCCACGCCGAGCGTCGACGCGCGGTTGATGAACCGCATGCGCATGCGCTCGGACGTGAAGCGCACGCCCATCTTCGGGCTGGGGTGCGTGGCGGGGGCGGCGGGCGTGTCGCGCGCCTCGGACTACCTGCGCGCGTGGAAGGGCCAGACGGCGCTGCTCATCACCGTGGAGCTGTGTTCGCTGACGCTCCAGCGCGAGGACCTGTCCATCCCCAACATCATCGCCTCGGGGCTCTTCGGGGACGGGGCGGCGTGCGTGGTGCTGCAGGGCGCGGACAAGGCGCCGACGGCCGCGGGGCCGCGCATCGTGGCCACTCGCTCGGTGCTCTTCCCGGACACCGAGCGCATCATGGGCTGGGACGTGGTGGACTCGGGCTTCAAGGTGGTGCTGTCGGCCAAGGTGCCGCAGCTGGTGCGCGAGCACATCCGTCGGGACGTGGACGGCTTCCTCGGTGAGCATGGGCTCACGCGCGAGGACATCAAGCACTGGGTGGCGCACACCGGTGGCCCCAAGGTGTTGCAGGCCTTCGAGGACTCCCTGGAGCTGGTGGCCGGCTCGCTGGAGCGCTCGTGGAAGTCCCTGCACGAGGTGGGCAACCTCTCCTCGGCCTCGGTGCTCTTCGTGCTGGGGGACACGCTGGAGTCGGGCGTGGCCCAGCCCGGGGACTGGGGCGTGATGATGGCCATGGGTCCGGGCTTCTGCGCCGAACTCGTGCTGCTGCGCTGGTGA
- a CDS encoding acyl carrier protein, whose amino-acid sequence MVEHELVVLDEIRRIVSQELEWSGPVEPVHHLMRDLQLDSLGLTVLAVELENRFRIRLSMEDSVGVVTVGDLMHLVASRVSGGARDAFVEGAP is encoded by the coding sequence GTGGTTGAGCATGAGCTGGTCGTCCTCGATGAAATCCGCCGCATCGTTTCCCAGGAGCTGGAGTGGAGTGGCCCGGTGGAGCCCGTGCATCACCTGATGCGTGACCTGCAGCTCGACAGCCTGGGCCTCACGGTGCTGGCGGTGGAGCTGGAGAACCGCTTCCGCATCCGCCTGTCCATGGAGGACTCGGTGGGCGTGGTGACGGTGGGAGATCTCATGCACCTGGTGGCCTCGCGGGTGTCGGGCGGCGCCCGGGACGCCTTCGTGGAGGGCGCGCCATGA
- a CDS encoding fatty acyl-AMP ligase gives MKGPPLPRVKYPTLNEALEGAARGPLGLVFVDAAERETHLPWAQVYERARRTASGLHRLGVRPGDRVALLLPTSPGFMDAFFGTLLAGAVPVPLYPPVRLGRLEEYHRSTARMLEVSGASVVLTDSKVRLLLGTPVAAARPRLGCLTVEDVSREGGDLALSVTPQSLGLIQFSSGSTVDPKPVALRQDNLMAQLAALAAEIPPPLEGDPVGVSWLPLYHDMGLIGCLLSALYYPGRMVLIPPEVFLARPALWLRALSRHRGFVSPAPNFAYGLCLKRVKDAEMEGVELSAWRHALNGAEPVSLETLRRFGERFSRWGFQLGAMRPVYGLSEASLAVTFPVAGRGPYALGVDARVLAMERRVVEGERPVVSVGRPVAGFEVQVRDSLGHVLPERQVGRVFARGPSVMEGYFGLPEATVRALDEAGWLDTGDLGFEADGELFLTGRAKDLVIIRGANHAPQEFEEALEGVEGLRAGCAVALGFTPEDSQDEALLVLAEHAPGARVEGLEERVREAVLASTGVRPHTVRVLEPGTLPRTSSGKLRRGEALRRFLANELSAPKKVKTVGLMVEMARSALAFARTGREE, from the coding sequence ATGAAGGGGCCCCCGCTGCCGCGCGTGAAGTACCCCACGCTCAACGAGGCCCTGGAGGGCGCGGCCCGTGGGCCGCTCGGGCTCGTCTTCGTGGACGCGGCCGAGCGCGAGACGCACCTGCCCTGGGCCCAGGTGTACGAGCGGGCCCGCCGCACGGCCTCGGGGCTGCACCGCCTGGGGGTGCGGCCCGGAGACCGGGTGGCGCTGCTGCTGCCCACCTCGCCGGGCTTCATGGACGCCTTCTTCGGCACGCTGCTGGCGGGCGCGGTGCCGGTGCCGCTCTATCCCCCGGTGCGCCTGGGCCGGCTGGAGGAGTACCACCGCTCGACGGCGCGCATGTTGGAGGTGTCCGGCGCGTCCGTGGTGCTCACGGACTCGAAGGTGCGGCTGCTGCTGGGCACGCCCGTGGCGGCGGCGCGTCCCCGGCTCGGGTGCCTGACGGTGGAGGACGTGTCGCGCGAGGGCGGGGACCTGGCGCTGTCCGTCACGCCCCAGTCCCTGGGCCTCATCCAGTTCTCGTCGGGCTCCACGGTGGACCCCAAGCCGGTGGCGTTGCGCCAAGACAACCTGATGGCGCAGCTCGCGGCGCTGGCGGCGGAGATTCCGCCGCCGCTCGAGGGCGATCCCGTGGGCGTGTCGTGGCTGCCGCTCTACCACGACATGGGCCTCATCGGCTGTCTGCTCTCGGCGCTGTACTACCCGGGGCGCATGGTGCTCATCCCGCCCGAGGTGTTCCTCGCGCGGCCGGCGCTGTGGCTGCGCGCCCTGTCGCGCCACCGCGGCTTCGTGTCGCCCGCGCCCAACTTCGCCTATGGGCTGTGTCTCAAACGGGTGAAGGACGCGGAGATGGAGGGCGTGGAGCTGTCGGCCTGGAGGCACGCGCTCAATGGCGCGGAGCCCGTGTCGCTGGAGACGCTGCGGCGCTTCGGCGAGCGCTTCTCGCGCTGGGGCTTCCAGCTGGGGGCGATGCGGCCCGTGTATGGACTGAGCGAGGCGTCGCTCGCCGTCACCTTCCCGGTGGCGGGCCGGGGGCCGTACGCGCTCGGGGTGGACGCACGGGTGCTGGCCATGGAGCGGCGCGTGGTGGAGGGCGAGCGCCCGGTGGTGTCCGTGGGACGTCCGGTGGCGGGCTTCGAGGTGCAGGTGCGCGACTCGCTGGGCCACGTGCTGCCGGAGCGGCAGGTGGGGCGGGTGTTCGCCCGGGGCCCCTCGGTGATGGAGGGCTACTTCGGCCTGCCCGAGGCCACGGTGCGCGCGCTGGACGAGGCGGGCTGGCTGGACACGGGGGACCTGGGCTTCGAGGCGGACGGTGAGCTGTTCCTCACCGGCCGCGCGAAGGACCTGGTCATCATCCGCGGCGCCAACCACGCGCCCCAGGAGTTCGAGGAGGCGCTGGAGGGCGTGGAGGGCCTGCGCGCGGGGTGCGCGGTGGCGCTGGGCTTCACCCCCGAGGACAGCCAGGACGAGGCCCTGCTGGTGCTCGCCGAGCATGCGCCGGGGGCGCGGGTGGAGGGCCTGGAGGAGCGGGTGCGGGAGGCGGTGCTGGCGAGCACGGGCGTGCGGCCCCACACGGTGCGCGTGTTGGAGCCGGGCACGCTGCCGCGCACCTCCAGTGGCAAGCTGCGCCGCGGCGAGGCCTTGCGGCGCTTCCTCGCCAACGAGCTGAGCGC